The following coding sequences lie in one Saccopteryx bilineata isolate mSacBil1 chromosome X, mSacBil1_pri_phased_curated, whole genome shotgun sequence genomic window:
- the LOC136317118 gene encoding serine/arginine repetitive matrix protein 3-like produces the protein MGPGDRRSGLTKTIASRMVGKQANRSFVRLEGAEREEGRALWRPRGRSGARGSERGAMMPGPSPFCPRAVVRRPGEGPSPSLPRRRGPHAAPPPVPPRHGTERNLRAAARGEGKRGGPREQREQREPGPSTSTHRPAGRPLPTPSQRSHRAAPAPPVAPPPAPPRCGADPAEPGAESKL, from the coding sequence ATGGGGCCCGGCGATCGTAGATCGGGGCTCACCAAAACGATTGCATCAAGGATGGTAGGAAAACAAGCCAACCGGAGCTTCGTACGACTGGAAGGCGCGGAGCGGGAAGAGGGGCGGGCGCTCTGGCGGCCCCGCGGGAGAAGCGGGGCACGGGGTTCCGAGCGCGGGGCGATGATGCCCGGGCCGAGCCCTTTCTGTCCTCGCGCGGTCGTGCGGAGGCCGGGGGAGGGCCCCAGCCCGAGCCTGCCCCGCCGCCGCGGCCCGCACGCAGCCCCGCCCCCGGTCCCGCCCCGCCACGGAACGGAACGGAACCTCCGCGCCGCGGCCCGAGGGGAAGGAAAACGGGGCGGGCCGCGGGAGCAGCGGGAACAGCGGGAGCCCGGCCCCTCCACGAGCACCCACCGCCCCGCCGGCCGGCCGCTCCCCACACCTTCCCAGCGCAGCCACCGCGCCGCCCCGGCCCCGCCTGTGGCCCCGCCTCCGGCCCCGCCCCGGTGCGGAGCAGACCCCGCGGAGCCCGGCGCGGAGAGCAAG